One Nitrosopumilus piranensis genomic region harbors:
- a CDS encoding helix-turn-helix transcriptional regulator, producing the protein MNPQIVPIHRTEFREDGMLFVRTDSIIDTMVNAPLIVAGLLVVALTIPLQTSFATTRTLDLIINTDGSTHISSQIDVNSSNYELSLFGPSIDNFFAIAEDGTTLSGNVIEDKAVIQTSDYSSITVNYDIHDLISKEGRVWTFSFDSPTNYSLLMPENSVIVGMNILPENMEQLDSQIKLEIPTGPAQIDYIFSTPADVPATPSEFSFDSVTIGLIVGSIAAAAIASVIVAKKRQSKPQLQTNTIQTTKPTKLDSLNPETIFKLRPDMREDDKEIVKFISENDGQVFESDLRKKFLQPRTTMWRAVKRLERLGVVEIYKKDLLNMVKLRNDLEEEN; encoded by the coding sequence ATGAACCCACAAATCGTACCAATTCATAGGACAGAGTTTCGAGAAGATGGAATGCTTTTTGTAAGGACTGATAGTATCATCGATACAATGGTTAATGCACCCCTGATCGTTGCAGGACTTCTAGTTGTAGCACTAACGATACCTTTGCAGACCTCATTTGCCACTACTCGAACTCTTGACCTAATCATCAATACTGATGGTTCTACTCATATCTCATCTCAAATTGATGTGAATTCTTCAAACTATGAACTTAGTCTTTTTGGTCCCTCAATTGATAATTTCTTTGCAATTGCAGAAGATGGAACTACATTATCTGGAAATGTAATTGAAGACAAGGCGGTGATTCAAACAAGTGATTATTCCTCTATTACCGTTAACTATGATATTCATGACTTAATTTCTAAAGAAGGTAGAGTATGGACATTTTCATTTGATTCTCCTACAAACTACTCTTTACTAATGCCAGAAAATTCCGTTATTGTGGGAATGAATATCTTGCCTGAAAACATGGAGCAACTAGATTCCCAAATTAAATTAGAAATTCCTACCGGCCCTGCACAAATTGACTATATTTTTAGTACACCAGCAGATGTTCCTGCAACTCCATCTGAATTCTCATTTGATTCTGTTACTATTGGTTTGATAGTTGGTTCAATTGCAGCAGCTGCAATTGCTTCCGTGATTGTAGCAAAAAAGAGACAATCAAAACCTCAATTACAAACAAATACAATCCAAACTACAAAACCAACAAAACTAGATTCACTAAATCCTGAAACAATTTTCAAACTTAGACCAGACATGAGAGAAGACGACAAAGAGATTGTCAAATTTATCTCTGAAAATGATGGCCAAGTCTTTGAAAGTGATCTAAGAAAAAAGTTCCTTCAACCAAGAACCACAATGTGGAGAGCAGTGAAAAGACTAGAAAGACTAGGCGTAGTTGAAATTTACAAAAAAGATCTTCTAAATATGGTCAAATTACGAAACGATTTGGAGGAAGAGAATTGA
- a CDS encoding 7-carboxy-7-deazaguanine synthase QueE, whose translation MKVRLFEIFTSVEGEGILYGTKTLFIRLAGCPFTCFYCDTKESLPLDSGTEYSIEEANQLIDSNLKNQTYKVNFTGGDPLIQHQAVAFLAKHIQDKKIPTYLESSCFDIDRFNHVLPFIDIIKIEFKTKDSDFVDSQHYEKLIGHTMKCLKSSVDAKKTTYIKIVVSSKTKPDDFQELVNQIFDIISKDDIDGFIIQPTYGVAEPTLDLLLSLYDIVYPHYIDVKVVPQLHKFIGAP comes from the coding sequence TTGAAAGTAAGACTATTTGAGATATTTACGTCAGTTGAAGGTGAAGGAATTCTTTACGGTACCAAGACACTTTTCATAAGACTTGCAGGATGCCCCTTTACTTGTTTTTATTGTGATACCAAGGAATCTCTTCCACTTGACTCTGGAACAGAATATTCCATTGAAGAAGCAAATCAACTAATTGACTCTAATTTGAAAAATCAAACATACAAAGTAAATTTCACAGGTGGTGATCCACTCATTCAACATCAAGCAGTAGCATTTCTTGCAAAGCATATTCAAGACAAAAAAATACCTACCTATCTTGAATCCTCATGCTTTGATATTGATAGATTCAATCACGTTTTGCCATTTATTGACATTATAAAGATTGAATTCAAAACAAAAGACTCAGACTTTGTCGACTCGCAACATTATGAAAAATTAATTGGACATACTATGAAATGTCTAAAATCCTCTGTAGATGCAAAAAAAACAACTTACATCAAAATAGTTGTAAGCTCCAAAACTAAACCTGATGATTTTCAAGAACTAGTAAATCAAATCTTTGATATAATATCAAAAGACGACATTGATGGATTTATTATTCAACCAACATATGGTGTTGCAGAGCCAACCCTTGATCTCTTACTGAGTTTGTATGATATTGTTTATCCACATTACATTGATGTCAAGGTTGTTCCTCAATTGCATAAATTTATTGGGGCACCATAG
- the folE gene encoding GTP cyclohydrolase I FolE, with amino-acid sequence MDKERVKKLVRELIIEVGEDPTREGLRETPERIANMYKEIFLGYDSDSELTVQFSEDSDVVVARDIQFYSMCEHHMLPFFGKIHIAYSPNGRVFGISKLVRLVEKYAKRLQIQERLTKNIADELYSQGVKGVVVLADAEHLCMKMRGVRNDATLSSSAFRGIYENKEEKEGIMTMIRKRASDSSF; translated from the coding sequence ATGGATAAAGAACGCGTAAAGAAACTTGTCAGAGAATTAATCATTGAAGTTGGAGAAGACCCAACCCGTGAAGGTTTACGTGAAACCCCTGAAAGAATTGCAAACATGTACAAAGAAATTTTTTTGGGATATGACTCTGATTCAGAACTAACCGTACAATTCTCAGAAGACTCTGATGTAGTTGTTGCACGCGATATCCAATTTTATTCAATGTGTGAGCATCATATGCTTCCATTCTTTGGAAAAATTCACATTGCATATTCCCCAAATGGAAGGGTTTTTGGAATTTCAAAATTAGTAAGATTAGTAGAAAAATATGCAAAAAGACTCCAAATCCAAGAACGATTAACAAAAAATATTGCAGATGAACTCTATTCTCAGGGAGTAAAAGGAGTAGTGGTTTTAGCTGATGCAGAGCACCTCTGTATGAAAATGCGCGGTGTTAGAAATGATGCAACACTTTCCTCATCAGCATTTAGAGGAATTTATGAAAATAAAGAGGAAAAAGAAGGTATTATGACTATGATTAGAAAACGTGCCTCTGATTCTTCCTTCTGA
- a CDS encoding 7-cyano-7-deazaguanine synthase: MKKSVVVFSGGVDSVCAVSFLKSKYELYGITFSYGQKANMEISAAKSFAKKLGLKQHKIIDIGFMKELYGDSNVLTSSKRKIPSKFDYSIVVPIRNAVFLSVASAWAYTLNASLVVYGAHTGDKHYPDCRPTFAKKLESAFNQGEIDGINSKLRKKIEIWSPYKQGLSKSDLLKEGEKLLGNSIFKTWSCYSNKKLHCGVCESCNNRKAAFEKAGIIDKTKYLK; encoded by the coding sequence ATGAAAAAATCAGTTGTTGTTTTTAGTGGCGGGGTTGACTCTGTTTGTGCAGTATCATTTCTAAAGTCAAAGTATGAGTTGTATGGAATTACCTTTTCATATGGACAAAAGGCAAATATGGAAATTTCTGCTGCAAAATCTTTTGCAAAAAAATTGGGACTAAAACAGCACAAAATTATTGATATTGGTTTTATGAAAGAACTTTACGGTGATTCTAACGTTTTAACTAGCTCCAAGAGAAAGATTCCAAGCAAGTTTGATTACTCCATTGTAGTTCCAATTAGAAATGCAGTGTTTCTCTCAGTTGCATCAGCCTGGGCATATACTCTTAATGCATCCCTAGTAGTATATGGTGCCCATACTGGAGACAAACATTATCCTGATTGTAGGCCAACTTTTGCAAAGAAATTGGAATCTGCATTTAATCAAGGTGAGATAGATGGAATTAATTCAAAATTAAGAAAAAAGATAGAGATTTGGTCCCCATACAAACAAGGATTATCAAAAAGTGATTTGTTAAAGGAAGGAGAAAAATTGTTGGGTAATTCTATCTTTAAAACTTGGAGTTGTTATTCAAATAAGAAACTTCATTGTGGAGTTTGCGAATCATGTAATAACAGAAAAGCTGCATTTGAAAAAGCAGGCATTATAGACAAAACAAAATATCTAAAATAA